The genome window catgaacacttattgcaacactttaattttctaaaattaaaagcataataaaaacaaaaacaggatttttaagcctcctTCTACTTTTATtctaatacaaataattttgctgcctcaacaaaaacagatacaaatacaaatactgggctctgcacatccctagtgtccacacagtcatttgtgcaaaaatgcgtttaaagttgatctgaagcttatatgaggcttcaacagtctgagttagtcaaatcaagtggatatctgccacatttatagtctttttttgcatcaaattccctctttgcgcttcttcagacagtgtttctctgttgagctgtggtggaagtatagtaacaaaaagagggactttggcactaaaaacctaatgttgaaagatatctacttgatttgactcatttgcaccatcacttccattgtaagtgcattatgaagagatcttctaatggtcagtatgaacaggaggaatgattgtgacaagaaaaaacaatttcaatgatcatatgggcacctgactgttgttttaagacagacttgaaaaattgtgaacacatCCTTTGTACGTGCCAGTAATCTCAGGAGATGCGTCAAAGTCACAGATACTGTTAATAAGTAGTAAGTGGTCCCTGTGTTGTTTCAGGAGCTGAGTGGTCTTGGGAACAGGAAATCATTGCTGGCTGAGTGAGTAAAAACATTAGTggtcctctctttctctgtactTCCTCCTAACACACACCTGAAATAGTATCAGAAGGTTGTCAGCTTATCAGTGTTTGCATTTTTGTAAGTTTGCCCTGACTCTCACTGTCATGTTTCAGGTCTATAGAGGACAGATTTAAAGCAATATGCCATGCAGCTCGCTCTCGCTCCATCCTCTCTCTGGGAATTGCCTGCTACAAGAAACTGGACAACAAGGTTCAACAAGATGATATCTTCTCCAGCTGCTTAAAATTTGTGGACACTTGTGTCTATATACTTTTGCCACTGCAGACTTCTATAGTAGCACATGTGTTAAGTCTGTGAAGTTTATCCTCTTCTTTTATCTCTTCCTTCTTCCCCAGCCGGCAGACACATACCTAGTCCAGGTGTACAATCTCACCCTGCTGTGTTCAGAGGAGTACATCATAGAGCCCCAGTCAGTCCAGTTCCTGGTGCAGCATGGATTTGATTTCAACAAGCAGTATGCAGATGGAATTCCTTATTACAAGGGCAACAACAAGGTGACAATGCCTACATGCTCTTCTGTGTTGTATGATGCGTTCTGAGCCCTTTTGAGCCTGTTGTGTTCATTTAAGACACTGTCTGTACCTCTGTGTTACACCTTCTGGTGTCCCAAGTAGTAGTTCACTGGTCTTACCACAAAGACTTACCACTTTTTCCCTAGTTCCATAACTACGTAGATTACTATAGATGATTGTGCTATTTTTGTAGTGTGTTTTCAACATGGttaaatttgcatatttgtttatTCAGTGATTAAATTCTTCACAGTATAGCAGGTCAGTCACTGGAATGATACGTCTGATgcacaaatttaaaatgatttattttacgCCAGAAAAGACACTGTGGATGGCACTATGTTTACAACCACTGGAATAAATTTGTGCTTGTccatttagtttttctttttttgaaattattctttttttgtttattagtGTGGGATAAATCAGATTCATGAGCATTGACATTTCTGTGCTACATACATGCCAAGATGCACGCATCATGACAGAACTATAGCCATCTAATGTTACTGGGCAAGTTGACAAAACTGAGCACTATAGGAACATTATGTTATACGACCAATGTTACAAAACACTGCAGAAGATAACTGACCTTCTTTGGATGTTATTATTTGATTCCTaactgtcttctctctctctactttcTCTGCAAGGGAGGATCAGACAACCACGGTGTCCACATCCGGGCGTTATTCACCGAACTACTGCGTGCCAGGAAACCCCTGGTGCTCCACAACGGCCTCATCGACATTGCCTTCCTTTACCAGGTACTGAGTATTATCTTTGTCTTAAATTCCTTgtcagtataataataataaatgttgatttgaaaagtaaaaatctgCAGAATTCTATAATGCGTTGCTCTAAAACTGTAGCAAAGTTTGTGGAGCATCTAGTGTTGTTTGTATCTAGTTATCAAGCAAGTTAATAAGTTACTGACATATTATTGAATTTAGCTTTCAGATTGTCACAGGGATAAAAACAGTGTacacaaaatgtgaaaagtcctaataaaatgataaataattcaCTGTGTATTGGCTTTTTCATGACATACAGtacttattttattactttttaatgaaattcattctgtcttttccaCCAGAGTTTTTATGCTCATTTGCCTGAGCGCTTGGCCACCTTCACAGCCGACCTGTCTGAGATGTTTCCTGCTGGCATCTATGATACCAAATATGTCACTGAATTTGAGCTCCGGCTTACTGCCTCCTATCTGGAATATGCCTATAAGAAATGGTGTGTATTGgtttattatacagtatatatgtcaACCATAATGCACAGGATGTCTGGAGATGAGGAAATAATGAGGACCAGGTGGGGGTAAAGAGCAGAACACAGTGGCTTTTCCTCTGCTGAGTTCATTCATTTGTATATCAGGACACCTTGGAGTGTGTTATTGTGCTTATATTATGGCCACTTACAAAAAGTAAGTGCTGATGTATAGCTTCAGTCAGTCATAATTTTCAGTCTCTGTGTCCTTGtgtgctctcctcctcctcacagtAAGCTGGATAACAGTCGCAGTGTGAACTCTGGAGCCATCAGACCTCACGTTCATGTGGAGTTCTGTCAGTATACCGGTCACATGTCCAGCTATGTGGACTACAGGGTCTGTCCAGCTGTGGCCTCTGCTGAGGGACAGACTGACATCTGCCAGCGCTTCTCTGTGAGTCTCAACTGGAGGaaactttttgttttgccaaatTCTCAAGCTAATGTGAAGTTCAACAAATGAAGCACTGGAAATAAAGTTCAAATGCTTTAAGTGAGGATAAAGTACAGTGGACTAGATggtatatatttgtgtgtaattatttttattgactatcctgtctgttgtttgtgtggCAGGCATTTGGCTGGTGTCCTAATGGCACTCAGTGTCCTCTATCCCACGACACTGACCTGATCATCCTCCAGGATGAGAAAGGCAAGCAggacaaaaggaaaaagaggaagagaaacagagagaagagagctgTAGGAGAGGTATCCGAGGGCTCCTCCATCTTCGACAGTGCCCCTGAAAACAAAATACCACACATGGAAGTGGATCCAGAAGAAACACCAGACAGCCAGCAAGTGACGACTGCTGAGCCGTGTGTAGAAAGCCGGCTTCTAACGCACAGTGAAGGAAACATCCAGCACAGCGAAggggaaaacatgaaaacagacagcGAGGGGAACGGAGTGTGTGAGTACAACACAGACTCCAGAAATTCTGCAACAACCGCCGCAATAAACGATGACACAAAAACCAACACAAACGACGGTGTAGAAAGCAGAGCAGGAGAGGGAACGATAGAAAAGTGTAGCGACCACTCCGCCAAGACTGAGAAGAAGGCTGAGGCAGGAACGCACCGAGCCGGGTATGACGCTTTCATGACAGGATACATCTTCGCCTACTCATGCACCATCATCGAGAAGGACGGAGCGGAAGCGACtgcagaggagaaggagcagaCGTGGCTCCCTACTGCTCTCAATAAGGTCTACCTCAGTGGCAAGGCAGCTCCTCTCAACGTGGTTAAAAGCACCTTCTCCAAGTCGTCCAAGGCCCACGTGCAGAAGATGGAGATGGTGTGGGGGAAGAGAATGTAGTGTGCAAAGCAGGGAAATCATAGTTTTTACATGTGCAGGGTCacaatttattttctaaatacGGCAATGTGGGTCTGTCAGTCAGTCGGGACACCAGGTTtgtccacactgaaatatccAGACAACTAGATGGATTGGAGGCatgaaaatttgtttttattcagatttttttttttcttaacattcAAGTTCCTCAGAAgatgaatcctgctgactttgTTGAACTCGTGACCTTTTTTCTAActccaccatgaggttgacatttttggttttagtgaaatatcttgactaCAGGATAGGGTGCCATGAAATTTAGCACAGGTATCCATAGACTAATCTTTATAGCATACTGTTTTTTGCAGTTGGTATACAAGAAATCAACATATGTTGTTTTATACGAGCAGAAAATGGTGCAATATGTACTCCGCAAAGGCAATCAAACTGTGACTTCAGACTGTGACCGAAcctaacaaaatgaaaacaaaatactaaGTAATTTTAGTTTTCTGTTCTTGGAGCTGTTTCAACATCATCCActattacttttaattttgtcCAGCTGTGAGTAGCTCAtccatttcctttgtgcattgcattgtgggagaacAGTGTCCATCAACAGTACACTCAAAATAAGGGCATTGAAGTCTGGAAACCAGCTGTTTTAAGTTTACTTAATTTGAtcacttttccagtgtgaacGCACTGCATACTCAAAAGCTGCATAGAGTTAGTGTGCAGTCTGGATTTGGGACTCAGCTTCAGTCTTGTCTCTGGTGCACACCGACTGTTACACCCTCGAAGAGTCACCACCAtggcttctttcttttttggtgATTTATGTCGACTTTTTAAGGATATGGTGAAACATTCTGGAGTGATGGTCACttatttttttgccaaaaaGTACAGTGTGACAATCTAGAGAGataatatcacattttcttcattcatgTTGGTCTGTTATTGCTCCCACTTTGTTCCTTATTTAGCAGTCTTCTGTAGATTTACTTATCAAATTGTAAATACTCTtaataatagagaaaataattgataatggaaacagccacagtgacaTTATGATTGATATGCTGATTTATCCAGCATGCcccattttgtttttaatgacttgTTTCTGAAGTAATATGGAAAATAAACTAATGCTGTTTAACAATGCTTTTGTCTTATTTCACCCTCTGGTTGTATCTGAAAGGATGATGCAGACCAAACTGTCCAGAACTATAATTACTtcaacaataaatgaataagacCGTACACACAGTGTGAATTGACAGTTGGCAGTACTGTAATTACTGCAGATAATACAGcagaatctgtgtgtgtgtgtgtgtgtgtgtgtccaggctGTGAAGAAGTGCATAAAGTTTTTAACTAAGGGTTATAGCACCGGCCCCACCACAATCCTCTGAAATatgcagaggaaaaagagaatattttattttctatatctGTTGTGGGAAGTTAATCTTagttaaaatgttataattgaATTCCTGAAAATTTGACAAACTGAGATTAGGCTAGACTGATGGAAAATGGGGCAGATCTGAGCCTGAGTGTTCCTGTAATTCCACATTCAGAGAAAGGATAAACCTTGGGGTCTTTAGTAACATTACCTTTCCTCTGGCGCCACCCTCGGGGCAAACTGCACACTTTTTGTTAAATGGTATTTTAgaacagttgtgtttttatctccaattttttttatctaccCAACATTTTTCCTTGTGTATTCTGACCATTACATCCTGTCTTATGAAATTAATCCAACATCACTGAGAGTAAAGGATCTCACAGAACATAGTATCATTTTAGatgtcagatatttttttattgaattcaaCACCGAAACAGTAAAGTTGAGGAAGCAGAGTGCTGAAGGTGGTTCAGTGTCTTCAGTGGACTGATGTGGTGCTGGAGCTTCCTCACATGAAATAGGTTGTGTGATACTGGATTTGTGTAGTTTGGTCCACTCTCAGAGAACCCAGGTGTTAAGAGTAGGATAAGAATAGGAAGGGATAAacatcagtggaggctggtccatagaggcagaggaggttgctcctcctctattttttgagaggcaagagggagatcaaaatattaaaagaatatttggttgaaataaaccattacaatctcagtattatttataaaatattttttctcttctttggaaaaaatccattattgaaattctgtttaaaatgtttcaacagcaacacctgcagggcaggaggagaaacagcagtgtgtgtgaagtgatgGTGGGGGGCAGTGGGagggagtgggggacagaggaggagggtgcctgctgtcctccgcagaGCGGGATCTCCTACATTGATTTAatgtacttcttttttttcatggtaATCTATGATTGGtcaagacacgtaaaatgatgctccaagaGAGGGcatcctccctaaccaatcaa of Thunnus thynnus chromosome 12, fThuThy2.1, whole genome shotgun sequence contains these proteins:
- the toe1 gene encoding target of EGR1 protein 1 → MASSMVVPVIDVQKDNFKELWPAMVVAMKTSSFIALDTELSGLGNRKSLLAESIEDRFKAICHAARSRSILSLGIACYKKLDNKPADTYLVQVYNLTLLCSEEYIIEPQSVQFLVQHGFDFNKQYADGIPYYKGNNKGGSDNHGVHIRALFTELLRARKPLVLHNGLIDIAFLYQSFYAHLPERLATFTADLSEMFPAGIYDTKYVTEFELRLTASYLEYAYKKCKLDNSRSVNSGAIRPHVHVEFCQYTGHMSSYVDYRVCPAVASAEGQTDICQRFSAFGWCPNGTQCPLSHDTDLIILQDEKGKQDKRKKRKRNREKRAVGEVSEGSSIFDSAPENKIPHMEVDPEETPDSQQVTTAEPCVESRLLTHSEGNIQHSEGENMKTDSEGNGVCEYNTDSRNSATTAAINDDTKTNTNDGVESRAGEGTIEKCSDHSAKTEKKAEAGTHRAGYDAFMTGYIFAYSCTIIEKDGAEATAEEKEQTWLPTALNKVYLSGKAAPLNVVKSTFSKSSKAHVQKMEMVWGKRM